A section of the Rhipicephalus sanguineus isolate Rsan-2018 chromosome 11, BIME_Rsan_1.4, whole genome shotgun sequence genome encodes:
- the LOC125760415 gene encoding uncharacterized protein LOC125760415, giving the protein MHIKKVEVFPDFEIAVQGCTKNRITMLKSAALTNLSQQLNGDNLPRSEILYLTITKMPCHTEHDFGNFMKYGQTVDRSIIERINDLVQEGITSVHEVKTCLRYYVQDVLFNGKEKPDLDCRAFYPTSTDIRNRIQESLRQGRCSNLDQENVAMLVSALEGEEPTSKVLFRPYCYTSEAKTTIPEADDDQINVEETSAKQCDRTLLFCYQSRFMAQLLKQYGNNVTCLDATNKTIDYNLPLFLLVVKTPTIYMVAGVFVVQYETSACISEELKCVYKVES; this is encoded by the exons ATGCACATTAAGAAGGTTGAGGTCTTCCCAGACTTTGAA ATTGCAGTGCAAGGATGTACGAAGAACCGGATCACCATGCTGAAGTCTGCTGCATTGACTAACTTGTCACAACAACTTAATGGAGACAATCTACCAAGGTCTGAGATACTTTACCTCACAATAACAAAGATGCCATGCCACACAGAACATGACTTTGGCAACTTCATGAAGTATGGACAGACAGTGGACCGTAGTATTATTGAAAGAATAAATGACCTCGTTCAGGAAGGCATTACGTCTGTGCATGAAGTGAAGACATGCCTTCGTTACTATGTACAGGACGTACTCTTCAATGGTAAAGAAAAACCTGATCTAGACTGCAGAGCGTTTTACCCAACATCTACTGACATCCGCAACCGTATCCAGGAATCTTTGAGGCAAGGACGCTGTAGCAATCTAGATCAGGAGAATGTTGCAATGCTGGTATCTGCACTGGAAGGAGAAGAACCAACATCAAAGGTGCTCTTCCGACCATATTGCTACACAAGTGAAGCAAAAACGACAATCCCCGAGGCTGACGATGACCAGATTAATGTAGAGGAGACCTCGGCAAAACAATGCGACAGGACCTTGCTGTTCTGCTATCAGTCTCGCTTCATGGCACAACTACTAAAGCAGTATGGCAACAATGTGACATGCCTTGATGCCACAAACAAGACAATAGATTACAACTTGCCACTGTTTTTGCTTGTCGTAAAAACACCCACGATTTACATGGTGGCAGGTGTTTTTGTGGTGCAGTACGAAACAAGTGCGTGCATCAGCGAGGAACTCAAGTGTGTTTATAAGGTGGAATCCTGA